A genomic segment from Pseudoduganella chitinolytica encodes:
- a CDS encoding FAD-binding oxidoreductase, with protein MSAEAQAFLDTCRALVGAAHVLHEAADMAPFLRDWRGRFTGSARAVLRPGSVEEVAALVRACAAARVPIVPQGGNTGLVLGSVPDAAGTAVVLSLARLNRVRAVDAVNRTMTVDAGCILQQAQEAAAAHDCLFPLSLAAEGSCTIGGNLSTNAGGTAVLRYGNARELCLGLEVVTPQGDIWSGLAGLRKDNTGYDLRDLYIGAEGTLGIITGAVLKLYPQPKAAITALVALASPAHALRLLSLLQDRAGASLTGFELMSAFCLRLVASHFPQLPRPFAQQHPQYALVELSSSESAAHAVALLEQAIGAAIEEAVALDAVVAASVAQSRGLWQLREHIPLAQAAAGKNIKHDIALPVSRIADFIATTEPLLQQAFPGCQLVCFGHLGDGNLHFNVAPPAGIGNEAFLANQEAVNRVVHDSVAQHGGSISAEHGIGALKRDELARYKSPVALQLMRAIKGALDPLNIMNPGKIL; from the coding sequence ATGAGCGCTGAGGCGCAAGCCTTTCTCGACACTTGCCGCGCGCTCGTCGGCGCCGCCCACGTGCTGCACGAAGCGGCCGACATGGCGCCGTTCCTGCGTGACTGGCGCGGCCGCTTCACCGGCAGTGCACGTGCGGTACTGCGCCCTGGCAGCGTCGAGGAGGTGGCGGCGCTGGTGCGTGCCTGCGCCGCCGCGCGCGTGCCCATCGTGCCGCAGGGCGGCAACACGGGCCTGGTGCTGGGCAGCGTGCCCGATGCTGCCGGCACCGCCGTCGTGCTGTCGCTGGCGCGGCTGAACCGCGTGCGCGCCGTCGATGCCGTCAACCGCACGATGACGGTCGATGCCGGTTGCATCCTGCAGCAGGCGCAGGAGGCGGCGGCCGCGCACGACTGCCTGTTCCCGTTGTCGCTGGCCGCCGAAGGCAGCTGCACGATCGGCGGCAACCTGTCCACCAATGCGGGCGGCACCGCCGTGCTGCGCTACGGGAATGCGCGCGAGCTGTGCCTGGGCCTGGAAGTGGTCACGCCGCAGGGCGACATCTGGTCCGGCCTCGCCGGCCTGCGCAAGGACAATACGGGCTACGACCTGCGCGACCTGTACATCGGCGCCGAGGGCACCTTGGGCATCATCACGGGCGCCGTATTGAAGCTGTATCCGCAGCCGAAGGCTGCCATCACGGCGCTGGTGGCGCTGGCCAGCCCGGCGCACGCGCTGCGCCTGCTGTCGCTGCTGCAGGACCGGGCCGGCGCCAGCCTGACGGGGTTCGAGCTGATGTCGGCGTTCTGCCTGCGCCTGGTCGCAAGCCACTTTCCGCAGCTGCCGCGCCCCTTCGCGCAGCAGCATCCGCAGTACGCGCTGGTCGAGCTGTCCAGCAGCGAATCGGCGGCGCACGCGGTGGCGCTGCTGGAGCAGGCCATCGGCGCCGCCATCGAAGAGGCGGTGGCGCTGGACGCTGTCGTCGCCGCTTCCGTCGCCCAATCGCGCGGCCTGTGGCAGTTGCGCGAGCACATTCCGCTGGCGCAGGCGGCGGCCGGCAAGAACATCAAGCACGACATCGCCCTGCCGGTCTCGCGCATCGCCGACTTCATCGCCACCACCGAACCGCTGCTGCAGCAGGCCTTCCCCGGTTGCCAGCTGGTCTGCTTCGGCCACCTGGGCGACGGCAACCTGCACTTCAACGTGGCGCCGCCGGCGGGCATCGGCAATGAAGCCTTCCTGGCCAACCAGGAAGCCGTCAACCGCGTGGTGCACGACAGCGTGGCGCAACACGGCGGCTCGATCTCGGCGGAACACGGCATCGGCGCGCTCAAGCGCGACGAGCTGGCGCGCTACAAGAGTCCCGTCGCCCTGCAGCTGATGCGCGCCATCAAGGGCGCGCTCGACCCGCTGAACATCATGAATCCGGGGAAGATCCTGTGA
- a CDS encoding DUF4124 domain-containing protein, with protein MKTVALLAAALALSACSLPADAQVYKCTVDGKVTYADAPCQRGKQDTLAVPAAPAPAQDAPRELARLQAHSERLQREREKREAAQERSDVSADRAAAARRQRCDKAKLERRLAEDEIRNASPRQLEAARARARRVAALMALECPT; from the coding sequence GTGAAGACCGTCGCCTTGCTGGCCGCCGCGCTGGCTTTGTCCGCTTGTTCTCTTCCCGCCGACGCGCAGGTCTACAAATGCACGGTGGACGGCAAGGTCACGTATGCCGATGCGCCGTGCCAGCGGGGCAAGCAGGATACGCTCGCCGTGCCCGCCGCACCGGCGCCCGCGCAGGACGCACCGCGCGAACTGGCGCGCCTGCAGGCGCACAGCGAGCGGCTGCAGCGCGAGCGCGAAAAGCGCGAGGCCGCGCAGGAACGCAGCGATGTCAGCGCCGACCGGGCCGCCGCGGCGCGCCGCCAGCGCTGCGACAAGGCCAAGCTGGAACGGCGCTTGGCGGAAGACGAAATACGCAATGCCTCGCCACGGCAGCTGGAAGCGGCCCGCGCCCGCGCGCGCCGGGTGGCCGCCCTGATGGCGCTGGAGTGCCCTACTTGA
- a CDS encoding FtsX-like permease family protein has translation MHEPPARRELPPRQRQAGLRRLSRWLLLGEWRAHPVRALMAVAAIAVGVALGFAIHLINAAAFNEFSSAIKSLSGQADVQVSGTEPTFDEAVYPMLAQLPDVAVASPVLEFAASMPDGRPPLKIVALDVFRAGFITPDLVGAPANAEAIDTLADDALFLSAAAQQWLDVQPGATVAFQVGTVPLALRVAGGLQRARVGQRLGVMDIGAAQWRFGRVGQLSRVDLKLRDGVDRGTFQAALDERLQRDYPGRFRVGQPNDADQESRNSSLSRAYRVNLSVLALVALFTGAFLVFSTQALSVMRRRSQFALLRVLGLERGRLLRQVLLEGLALGLVGALIGIAAGYGIAAAALRFFGGDLGAGYFAGVQPTVQFTPVGALVYFALGVGVALLGCAAPAWEAARATPAVALKSGSDEVALARLAPAWPALACIALAAAMSQAPPVFELPVFGYLSIALLLVGGIALMPRIAALTFRLLHRGWLAATRTRPAAPAVPALTLARLANASSQAGVALGGVLSSFSLMVAMAIMVASFRISVDNWILQVLPADLYARTAAGGATAGLTPREQEAIRGTPGIARAEFMRLGAVSLSPQRPAVALLARDIDPAHPDRTLVLVGSAAIRPAGNTLPPAWVSEAMADLYGIVPGSTLHLPLRGAPRPFFVAGVWRDYARSTGAVQIPRDAYRRITGDADVSDAALWLAKGATVGDAQAALKRLPFGKALDITAPTEIRALSLKIFDRSFAVTYLLEAIAIVIGLFGVAATFSAQTLARAKEFGMLRHVGVTRGQVLGILALEGGALTALGIGTGFVLGWAISLVLVHVVNPQSFHWTMEMHYPWPLLGAVAGALLVAAMLTALVAGRQALSGGPIRAVREDW, from the coding sequence GTGCACGAGCCACCGGCACGCAGGGAACTCCCGCCGCGCCAACGCCAGGCCGGCCTGCGCCGCCTGTCGCGCTGGCTGCTGCTGGGCGAGTGGCGCGCCCACCCCGTGCGTGCGCTGATGGCGGTGGCCGCGATCGCCGTCGGCGTGGCGCTGGGCTTTGCCATCCACCTGATCAATGCCGCCGCGTTCAACGAGTTCTCGTCCGCCATCAAGAGCCTGTCCGGCCAGGCCGACGTGCAGGTGTCCGGCACCGAGCCCACCTTCGACGAAGCCGTCTATCCAATGCTGGCCCAGCTGCCCGACGTTGCCGTGGCCTCGCCGGTGCTGGAATTCGCCGCGTCGATGCCGGACGGCCGCCCGCCCCTGAAAATCGTCGCGCTGGACGTGTTCCGGGCCGGCTTCATCACGCCGGACCTGGTGGGCGCGCCCGCCAACGCCGAAGCGATCGACACGCTGGCGGACGACGCCCTGTTCCTGTCTGCGGCCGCGCAGCAGTGGCTGGACGTCCAGCCCGGCGCCACCGTCGCGTTCCAGGTCGGCACCGTGCCGCTGGCGCTGCGGGTCGCCGGCGGCCTGCAGCGCGCCCGCGTGGGCCAGCGCCTGGGGGTGATGGACATCGGCGCCGCCCAGTGGCGCTTCGGCCGCGTGGGCCAGCTGTCGCGCGTCGACCTGAAGCTGCGCGATGGTGTCGACCGCGGCACCTTCCAGGCGGCGCTGGACGAGCGCCTGCAGCGCGACTATCCGGGCCGCTTCCGCGTGGGCCAGCCCAACGACGCGGACCAGGAAAGCCGCAACAGCAGCCTGTCGCGCGCCTACCGCGTCAACCTCAGCGTGCTGGCACTGGTGGCCCTGTTCACGGGTGCGTTCCTGGTGTTCTCGACGCAGGCGTTGTCCGTGATGCGCCGGCGCAGCCAGTTCGCGCTGCTGCGCGTGCTGGGCCTGGAGCGGGGCCGCCTGCTGCGCCAGGTGCTGCTGGAGGGGCTGGCGCTGGGCCTTGTCGGCGCCCTGATCGGGATCGCGGCCGGCTACGGCATCGCGGCCGCCGCGCTGCGCTTCTTCGGCGGCGACCTGGGTGCCGGCTACTTTGCCGGCGTCCAGCCGACGGTGCAGTTCACCCCCGTGGGCGCCCTGGTGTACTTCGCGCTGGGCGTGGGCGTGGCGCTGCTGGGATGCGCCGCCCCGGCTTGGGAAGCGGCGCGCGCCACGCCGGCCGTGGCCCTCAAATCCGGTTCCGACGAGGTGGCGCTGGCCCGCCTGGCGCCCGCCTGGCCCGCGCTGGCCTGCATCGCTCTCGCCGCCGCCATGAGCCAGGCGCCGCCCGTGTTCGAACTGCCCGTGTTCGGCTACCTGTCGATCGCGCTGCTGCTGGTCGGCGGCATCGCCCTGATGCCGCGCATCGCCGCGCTGACGTTTCGCCTGCTGCACCGCGGCTGGCTGGCGGCCACGCGCACGCGCCCTGCCGCACCGGCCGTGCCCGCCCTGACCCTGGCCCGGCTGGCCAACGCGTCGAGCCAGGCCGGCGTGGCACTGGGCGGCGTGCTGTCCAGCTTCAGCCTGATGGTCGCGATGGCCATCATGGTGGCCAGCTTCCGCATCTCCGTGGACAACTGGATCCTGCAGGTGCTGCCGGCCGACCTGTACGCCCGCACTGCCGCGGGCGGCGCCACGGCGGGCCTGACGCCGCGCGAACAAGAGGCCATCCGCGGCACGCCCGGCATCGCCCGCGCCGAATTCATGCGCCTGGGCGCCGTGTCCCTGTCGCCGCAGCGTCCGGCCGTCGCGCTGCTGGCGCGCGACATCGACCCGGCCCACCCGGACCGCACGCTGGTCCTGGTCGGCAGCGCCGCCATCCGTCCGGCCGGCAACACGCTGCCGCCGGCATGGGTGTCCGAAGCCATGGCCGACCTGTACGGCATCGTCCCGGGCAGCACGCTGCACCTGCCGCTGCGCGGCGCGCCGCGGCCGTTCTTCGTGGCCGGCGTCTGGCGCGACTACGCCCGCTCGACGGGCGCCGTGCAGATACCGCGCGACGCCTACCGCCGCATCACGGGCGACGCGGATGTCAGCGACGCCGCGCTGTGGCTGGCCAAGGGCGCGACGGTGGGCGACGCCCAGGCCGCCCTGAAGCGGCTGCCGTTCGGCAAGGCGCTGGACATCACGGCGCCCACCGAGATCCGCGCGCTGTCGCTGAAGATCTTCGACCGCAGCTTTGCCGTCACTTACCTGCTGGAGGCCATCGCCATCGTCATCGGCCTGTTCGGCGTGGCCGCGACGTTCTCGGCGCAGACGCTGGCGCGCGCCAAGGAATTCGGCATGCTGCGCCACGTCGGCGTCACGCGCGGGCAGGTGCTGGGCATCCTGGCGCTGGAAGGCGGCGCGCTGACGGCGCTGGGCATCGGCACGGGCTTCGTGCTGGGCTGGGCCATCAGCCTGGTGCTGGTCCATGTCGTCAACCCGCAGTCGTTCCACTGGACGATGGAAATGCACTACCCGTGGCCGCTGCTGGGCGCCGTCGCCGGCGCGCTGCTGGTGGCGGCGATGCTGACCGCGCTGGTCGCGGGCCGGCAGGCGCTGTCCGGCGGTCCCATTCGCGCCGTCAGGGAGGACTGGTAA
- a CDS encoding lipocalin-like domain-containing protein, translated as MRRWLLTVVLCAPALAAPPAFQPVTPLPPGRSLDFPRDFGAHPGHKTEWWYATGWLTTPDGKALGYQVTFFRSATGLDAQNPSRFAPKQLIVGHAALSDPAQGKLLHDQRSAREGFGLAYAKTGDTDVKLDDWRMVRKADGTYDVAIRGAGFTLRLALAPTQPVLPQGVNGYSRKGPHPAQASYYYSKPQLRTTGTVTRADGRQQQVTGTSWLDHEWSNQVLGPDAAGWEWIGANLDDGGALMAFQIRSRGGAKLWGHATWRDAAGKVTQYGPEAVSFTPRRRWRSPRTNAEYPVAQHLVTGGTGWDIAPLQDDQELDSRRSTGAVYWEGAVTVSRDGRPVGRAYMELTGYVAPMKL; from the coding sequence ATGCGCCGCTGGCTGTTGACTGTCGTACTGTGCGCGCCCGCGCTGGCGGCGCCGCCCGCCTTCCAGCCCGTCACGCCGCTGCCACCCGGCCGTTCGCTGGATTTCCCGCGCGACTTCGGCGCCCACCCCGGCCACAAGACGGAATGGTGGTACGCGACGGGCTGGCTGACGACGCCGGACGGCAAGGCGCTGGGCTACCAGGTGACGTTCTTTCGCAGCGCCACCGGCCTGGATGCGCAGAACCCCAGCCGGTTCGCACCGAAACAACTGATCGTCGGCCACGCCGCGCTGTCCGATCCCGCCCAGGGCAAGCTGCTGCACGACCAGCGCAGCGCCCGCGAGGGGTTCGGCCTGGCCTACGCGAAAACGGGGGACACGGATGTCAAGCTGGACGACTGGCGCATGGTGCGCAAGGCCGACGGCACCTACGACGTGGCGATCCGCGGCGCCGGCTTCACGCTGCGGCTGGCGCTGGCGCCCACGCAGCCGGTGCTGCCGCAGGGCGTCAACGGCTACTCGCGGAAGGGACCGCACCCGGCGCAGGCCAGCTACTACTACAGCAAGCCGCAGCTGCGCACGACCGGCACCGTCACGCGCGCGGACGGCCGTCAACAGCAGGTCACCGGTACGTCCTGGCTCGATCACGAATGGTCGAACCAGGTGCTGGGCCCGGATGCGGCGGGCTGGGAGTGGATCGGTGCCAACCTCGACGACGGCGGAGCCCTGATGGCCTTCCAGATCCGCTCGCGAGGAGGTGCTAAACTGTGGGGCCACGCGACATGGCGCGACGCGGCGGGCAAGGTCACGCAGTATGGCCCCGAAGCCGTGAGCTTCACGCCCCGGCGGCGCTGGCGCTCGCCGCGCACGAATGCCGAGTATCCGGTGGCGCAGCACCTCGTCACGGGCGGTACCGGCTGGGACATCGCACCGCTGCAGGACGACCAGGAACTGGACTCGCGCCGCTCGACGGGCGCGGTGTACTGGGAAGGGGCCGTGACGGTCAGCCGCGACGGCCGTCCGGTCGGGCGCGCCTATATGGAACTGACGGGCTATGTCGCGCCGATGAAGCTGTAG
- a CDS encoding ABC transporter transmembrane domain-containing protein, producing MSNGTTSSTSTGSTSSTGGSAQQTPTATQREQQKGSLAALRGLAPFLAPYRLQFVLAGIALTVAAGATLAIPYAFKQMIDLGFGGKAGIDSAGHVNAVFLALFGVATVLALATAARFYTVSWLGERVTADIRAAVYRHVVQQSPAFFETTQTGEVLSRITTDTTLIQAVVGTSISVALRNLLLFAGGLVMLFVTSPKLSSIILGLLVLTIVPIVMFGRRVRKLSRDSQDRVADASAVAGEILNAMPTVQAFTHEHIETARFGASVESAFVTAMRRIRARALLTMLAIVLVFGTIVFVLWLGAHAVLEGTMSGGDLGQFILYASIVAGAIGALSEVMGEAQRAAGATERLLELMAVRSDIQSPAQPVALPPRAATGAALSLAGVTFRYPSRPDSPALAHVDLDIRAGETVAIVGPSGAGKTTLFQLFLRFYDPQQGTIRLDGVDIRQLDLHTLRDAVGIVPQDTVIFSANAMENIRYGRAGATDAEVIQAAQLAAAHDFIERLPHGYQSFLGERGVRLSGGQRQRIAIARALLKNPPLLLLDEATSALDAESERLVQSALEAAMVGRTTVIIAHRLATVQRADRIVVMEDGRIVEVGTHRSLVALGGVYANLAALQFHSVHVTPMPVEAAQ from the coding sequence ATGAGCAACGGCACCACCAGCAGTACTAGTACCGGCAGCACCAGCAGCACCGGCGGCAGCGCGCAGCAGACTCCGACAGCGACCCAACGCGAGCAGCAAAAAGGCAGCCTGGCCGCCCTGCGCGGCCTGGCGCCGTTCCTGGCCCCCTACCGCCTGCAGTTCGTGCTGGCGGGGATCGCGCTGACGGTGGCCGCCGGCGCCACGCTGGCGATCCCGTACGCCTTCAAGCAGATGATCGACCTGGGCTTCGGCGGCAAGGCGGGCATCGACAGCGCGGGGCACGTCAACGCCGTGTTCCTGGCGCTGTTCGGCGTCGCCACCGTGCTGGCGCTGGCCACCGCCGCGCGCTTCTATACGGTGTCGTGGCTGGGCGAGCGCGTCACGGCCGACATCCGCGCCGCCGTCTACCGCCACGTGGTGCAGCAGAGCCCCGCCTTCTTCGAGACCACGCAGACGGGCGAAGTACTGTCGCGCATCACCACCGATACCACGCTGATCCAGGCCGTGGTCGGCACCAGCATTTCCGTCGCGCTGCGCAACCTGCTGCTGTTCGCCGGCGGCCTCGTGATGCTGTTCGTGACGAGCCCGAAGCTGTCGTCCATCATCCTGGGCCTCCTGGTCTTGACCATCGTGCCGATCGTGATGTTCGGCCGGCGCGTGCGCAAGCTGTCGCGCGACTCGCAGGACCGCGTGGCCGACGCCTCCGCCGTCGCGGGCGAGATCCTGAACGCGATGCCGACCGTGCAGGCGTTCACCCACGAGCACATCGAGACGGCCCGCTTCGGCGCCTCCGTCGAGAGCGCGTTCGTCACCGCCATGCGCCGCATCCGCGCCCGCGCGCTGCTGACGATGCTGGCCATCGTGCTGGTGTTCGGCACTATCGTGTTCGTGCTGTGGCTGGGCGCCCACGCGGTCCTCGAAGGGACGATGTCGGGCGGCGACCTGGGCCAGTTCATCCTGTACGCCTCCATCGTGGCGGGCGCCATCGGCGCCCTCTCCGAAGTGATGGGCGAGGCGCAGCGCGCCGCCGGCGCGACCGAGCGGCTGCTGGAACTGATGGCGGTGCGCTCGGACATCCAGTCGCCGGCGCAGCCGGTGGCGCTGCCGCCGCGCGCGGCCACCGGCGCGGCCCTGAGCCTCGCCGGCGTCACGTTCCGCTACCCGTCGCGGCCCGACAGCCCGGCGCTGGCGCACGTCGACCTGGACATCCGGGCCGGCGAGACGGTGGCCATCGTCGGCCCGTCCGGCGCCGGCAAGACCACGCTGTTCCAGCTGTTCCTGCGCTTCTACGATCCGCAGCAGGGCACTATCCGGCTGGACGGCGTCGACATCCGCCAGCTCGACCTGCACACCCTGCGTGACGCTGTCGGCATCGTGCCGCAGGATACCGTGATCTTCTCCGCCAACGCGATGGAGAACATCCGCTACGGCCGCGCCGGCGCGACGGACGCGGAAGTGATCCAGGCGGCGCAGCTGGCCGCCGCGCACGATTTCATCGAACGCCTGCCGCACGGCTACCAGTCATTCCTGGGCGAGCGCGGCGTGCGCCTGTCCGGCGGCCAGCGACAGCGCATCGCGATCGCCCGCGCCCTGCTGAAGAACCCGCCGCTGCTGCTCCTGGACGAAGCCACCAGCGCGCTCGATGCCGAATCCGAGCGCCTGGTGCAGTCGGCGCTGGAGGCGGCCATGGTGGGCCGCACCACCGTCATCATCGCGCACCGCCTCGCCACCGTGCAGCGGGCCGACCGCATCGTCGTGATGGAAGACGGGCGCATCGTGGAAGTCGGCACGCACCGGTCGCTGGTCGCGCTGGGAGGCGTGTATGCCAACCTGGCCGCCCTGCAGTTCCACAGCGTGCACGTGACGCCGATGCCGGTCGAGGCTGCGCAATGA
- a CDS encoding threonine aldolase family protein: MTPAVDESALRRACRAVLPGHRQSTPAQAFAAMAAWCEDNAIEHDVYGEGDLIEGLERKVAALLGMEAAVFCITGTMAQATALRLACAARGSDLVALHPTAHILKHERANHQLFGHFTALPTGSPYRPFTLDELQAIPDRLGAVALELPAREIGGQCPPWDDLTALKDHCAAANVHLHMDGARLWEAAAGYGRPPAEVAAGFDSVYVSLYKGIGGLGGAVLAGRRDFVEQAREWYRRQGGNLIHRTPYVVAAAMQLDARLAAMPAYFRRTQWLFEALRGYPLLRPNPERPQANLLHLHLPVARDTALAIRNRIAQEHQVWLHNQVHHAALPRTSYTEWYVGDNLLALPDDTVHAALAAWHAELEAAR, from the coding sequence ATGACCCCCGCCGTCGACGAAAGCGCGCTGCGGCGCGCCTGCCGCGCGGTACTGCCCGGCCACCGCCAGTCCACCCCGGCGCAGGCATTCGCCGCGATGGCCGCGTGGTGCGAGGACAACGCCATCGAACACGATGTCTATGGCGAGGGGGACCTGATCGAGGGCCTGGAACGCAAGGTCGCCGCGCTGCTCGGCATGGAGGCGGCCGTATTCTGCATCACCGGCACGATGGCGCAGGCCACGGCGCTGCGGCTGGCCTGCGCGGCGCGCGGCAGCGATCTGGTGGCGCTGCATCCGACGGCGCACATCCTGAAGCACGAGCGCGCCAACCACCAGCTGTTCGGCCACTTCACGGCACTGCCGACCGGCAGTCCCTACCGCCCGTTCACGCTGGACGAGCTGCAGGCGATCCCGGACCGGCTGGGGGCCGTGGCGCTGGAGCTGCCGGCCCGCGAGATCGGCGGCCAGTGCCCGCCCTGGGACGACCTGACGGCGCTCAAGGACCACTGCGCCGCCGCCAACGTGCACCTGCACATGGACGGCGCCCGCCTGTGGGAAGCGGCCGCCGGCTACGGTCGCCCGCCCGCCGAAGTGGCGGCGGGCTTCGATTCGGTCTACGTGTCGCTGTACAAGGGCATCGGCGGCCTGGGCGGCGCCGTGCTGGCCGGCCGGCGCGACTTTGTCGAGCAGGCACGCGAATGGTACCGCCGCCAGGGCGGCAACCTGATCCACCGTACACCGTACGTCGTGGCGGCGGCGATGCAGCTGGACGCGCGCCTGGCCGCGATGCCGGCGTACTTCCGCCGCACGCAGTGGCTGTTCGAGGCGCTACGGGGCTATCCGCTGCTGCGACCCAACCCCGAGCGGCCGCAGGCCAACCTGCTGCACCTGCACCTGCCGGTCGCGCGCGACACGGCACTGGCGATCCGCAACCGCATCGCCCAGGAACACCAGGTCTGGCTGCACAACCAGGTGCATCACGCGGCGCTGCCGCGCACCAGCTACACGGAGTGGTACGTGGGCGACAACCTGCTGGCCCTCCCCGACGACACCGTGCATGCCGCGCTGGCAGCGTGGCACGCGGAACTGGAGGCGGCACGATGA
- a CDS encoding thymidylate synthase: protein MQQYQQLIETVLAEGSWQDNRTGIRTLSVPGAMMRFDLAKGFPAVTTKKLAFKSVVGELCAFLRASRSAADFRALGCKVWDQNANENRQWLDNPFRAGTDDLGPVYGVQWREWPAYKLLDAAATAQIDAARANGFSVVAPLSDNGVERVLLYKAVDQLRECLDTIVHNPGSRRILFHGWNPAVLDEVALPACHLLYQFIPNATTKEISLCLYVRSNDIGLGTPFNIAEAAVLLALVGRLTGYTPRWFSYFVGDAHIYENHLDMVREQLQREPYPLPRLVIADRVPAFAETGRYEPAWLERIEPSDFSLEGYLHHPPLTAPMAV from the coding sequence ATGCAGCAGTACCAGCAACTGATCGAAACCGTCCTTGCCGAAGGCAGCTGGCAGGACAACCGCACCGGCATCCGCACGTTGTCCGTGCCGGGCGCGATGATGCGCTTCGACCTTGCCAAGGGCTTTCCGGCGGTGACGACGAAGAAGCTGGCGTTCAAGTCCGTCGTGGGCGAGCTGTGCGCCTTCCTGCGCGCCTCGCGCAGCGCGGCCGACTTCCGCGCGCTGGGTTGCAAGGTGTGGGACCAGAACGCCAACGAGAACCGCCAGTGGCTGGACAATCCGTTCCGCGCCGGCACCGACGACCTGGGCCCCGTGTATGGCGTGCAGTGGCGCGAATGGCCGGCCTACAAGCTGCTCGATGCGGCCGCCACGGCGCAGATCGATGCCGCCCGCGCCAACGGTTTCAGCGTCGTCGCGCCGCTCAGCGACAATGGCGTCGAGCGCGTGCTGCTGTACAAGGCGGTGGACCAGTTGCGCGAATGCCTGGACACGATCGTGCACAACCCGGGCAGCCGCCGCATCCTGTTCCACGGCTGGAACCCGGCCGTGCTGGACGAGGTGGCGCTGCCGGCGTGCCACCTGCTGTACCAGTTCATCCCGAACGCGACAACAAAAGAGATCTCGCTGTGCCTGTACGTGCGCAGCAACGATATCGGCCTGGGCACGCCGTTCAATATCGCCGAAGCGGCCGTGCTGCTGGCCCTGGTGGGCCGGCTGACGGGCTATACGCCGCGCTGGTTCAGCTACTTCGTCGGCGATGCGCACATCTATGAAAACCACCTGGACATGGTGCGGGAGCAGCTCCAGCGCGAGCCGTATCCGCTGCCGCGCCTCGTGATTGCCGACCGCGTGCCCGCGTTTGCCGAGACGGGACGGTACGAGCCGGCGTGGCTGGAGCGGATCGAGCCGTCCGATTTCAGCCTGGAAGGCTACCTGCATCATCCGCCGCTGACCGCGCCGATGGCGGTGTAA